In a single window of the Gracilimonas sp. genome:
- the accD gene encoding acetyl-CoA carboxylase, carboxyltransferase subunit beta, giving the protein MSWFKRKDENIQTNTKKEMPEGVWIKVPTTGETIHKRELEDNLWVDPLSGYHFRIGSEKYFEIIFDNGKFKEIGQEIQPTDPLEFEDRKKYKDRLVEYQEKTGLSDAARVGVGKMNKLDLVVACMDFSFIGGSMGSVVGERLGIAIDHARENKIPLMIISQTGGARMMESVLSLMQMAKTSAKLAQLEEAGVPYISYMTDPTTGGVTASYAMLGDFNIAEPGALIGFAGPRVIRQTIGRDLPEGFQTAEYLLEHGFLDFILPRTKMKSKLTKLLKLVLHKK; this is encoded by the coding sequence ATGTCCTGGTTTAAAAGAAAAGACGAAAACATCCAGACCAACACCAAGAAAGAAATGCCGGAAGGGGTTTGGATTAAAGTTCCTACAACCGGTGAAACCATCCATAAACGCGAGCTGGAAGATAACCTTTGGGTTGATCCGCTAAGTGGATACCACTTCAGAATTGGAAGTGAAAAGTATTTCGAGATTATTTTTGATAATGGAAAATTCAAGGAAATCGGGCAGGAAATTCAGCCTACCGATCCGTTGGAGTTTGAAGACCGAAAGAAATACAAAGACCGTCTGGTAGAATATCAGGAAAAAACGGGGTTAAGTGATGCGGCTCGCGTTGGGGTTGGGAAAATGAATAAGCTGGATCTGGTTGTTGCCTGCATGGATTTCTCTTTTATCGGCGGAAGTATGGGGTCGGTTGTAGGAGAAAGATTAGGTATAGCTATTGATCACGCCAGAGAAAATAAAATTCCATTGATGATTATTTCTCAAACAGGTGGCGCCCGTATGATGGAAAGTGTGCTCAGCCTGATGCAAATGGCAAAAACTTCAGCTAAGCTGGCTCAGCTCGAGGAAGCCGGGGTTCCATATATATCTTATATGACAGACCCTACTACTGGTGGAGTAACGGCAAGTTATGCTATGCTCGGTGATTTCAATATTGCTGAGCCGGGTGCATTAATCGGATTTGCAGGTCCGCGAGTGATCAGGCAAACAATTGGACGTGATCTGCCCGAAGGATTCCAAACAGCGGAGTATTTACTCGAACATGGATTCTTGGATTTCATCCTTCCCCGAACCAAGATGAAGTCAAAACTTACCAAGCTGCTGAAGCTGGTTCTCCATAAGAAGTAA
- a CDS encoding S9 family peptidase — protein MKVFRLSIILMAICSVATVAQDKKPIEFEHIFDGTFSPNNVQNVRWMNDGEYYSATRDNQIIRFNIVDGSEEVLFNGNEFTDADGDTIRVQGYQFSSDESKLLVKTDVEQIWRRSTRENYYVYEIESGDFSKLTNSEEKQQYAELSPSANRAAFVRNNNLFWVDLSTGEETQITFDGEFNKIINGAADWVYEEEFGFAKAWFWSPEGDRIAFYRFDEERVKEFFMTNWGSLYPEEVEFKYPKAGEQNSIVSIHVYHLDSSETVTMDVGEETDQYIPRINWTRDNSRLAIRRMNRLQNKQDLLFANAETGSTRVILTEQSDTWLDVHDNLYFLTNGEQFITTSDKSGYNHVYLYNTQGKQLEQITSGKWDVTDLIGHNERTYELYYVSTEESSLERHLYSIRIDGKKKDKLTEGTGWHDINMSRDFKYYIDTWSDYNKPPVMSLHRSNGRSVRIIEDNNGLSETLAEYSFVEKEFFTLDVNGTSLNAYVLKPADFDSTQKYPVLMYVYGGPGSQTVTKAFGSGQRPMWHQYLANQGYVVVSVDNRGTGARGRQFKKQVYKKLGQLETADQIAAAKQIAEWPYVDENRVGIWGWSYGGYMSSLALAEGSDIFTTAIAVAPVTSWRFYDTIYTERYMQTPQMNPEGYNEGAPLTKVDQITGNYLLIHGTGDDNVHFQNSVEMIDALIEADVDFETMIYPNKAHSIYGGNARKHLYQLMSNFIFENL, from the coding sequence ATGAAAGTATTTAGACTCTCAATAATATTGATGGCAATATGTTCTGTAGCTACAGTAGCTCAGGATAAAAAACCTATTGAGTTTGAACATATTTTTGATGGGACGTTTTCACCTAATAACGTGCAAAACGTGCGCTGGATGAATGATGGTGAATATTATTCGGCTACGAGAGATAATCAGATTATTAGGTTTAATATTGTTGATGGATCAGAAGAGGTTCTGTTTAACGGAAATGAGTTTACGGATGCTGATGGCGATACCATCCGGGTTCAGGGTTATCAATTTTCTTCGGATGAATCCAAGCTGCTCGTTAAAACGGATGTAGAACAAATCTGGCGCCGAAGTACCCGCGAGAATTATTACGTATATGAAATTGAATCAGGTGATTTCAGCAAGCTGACGAATTCTGAAGAAAAGCAGCAATATGCTGAACTTTCACCCTCAGCCAATCGTGCCGCTTTTGTTCGAAACAATAATTTGTTTTGGGTTGATTTATCGACCGGTGAGGAAACTCAAATCACCTTTGATGGCGAGTTCAACAAGATTATTAACGGTGCCGCCGACTGGGTGTATGAAGAAGAGTTTGGTTTTGCCAAAGCCTGGTTCTGGTCGCCCGAGGGAGACCGGATCGCTTTTTATCGTTTCGATGAAGAGCGGGTGAAAGAATTTTTTATGACCAATTGGGGCTCTCTCTACCCGGAAGAAGTAGAGTTTAAATACCCTAAGGCCGGAGAGCAAAATTCCATTGTATCCATTCATGTGTACCATCTTGATTCCAGTGAAACAGTGACGATGGATGTAGGAGAAGAGACCGATCAGTACATTCCGCGAATTAACTGGACCCGGGATAACAGCCGATTGGCCATTCGCAGAATGAACCGATTGCAGAATAAGCAGGATTTACTTTTTGCAAATGCTGAAACCGGTTCAACAAGAGTGATCCTCACAGAGCAAAGCGATACCTGGCTGGATGTTCATGATAACCTGTATTTCCTGACAAATGGAGAGCAGTTTATTACTACAAGTGACAAAAGCGGATACAATCATGTGTACCTGTATAACACGCAGGGAAAGCAGTTAGAGCAGATTACTTCCGGAAAATGGGATGTCACAGACCTGATAGGTCACAACGAAAGAACGTATGAATTATACTATGTGAGTACAGAAGAATCGTCTCTTGAGCGGCATCTTTACAGCATTAGAATTGATGGTAAGAAAAAAGACAAGCTTACCGAAGGCACTGGCTGGCATGATATTAACATGAGCCGGGACTTCAAATACTATATTGATACCTGGTCAGATTATAATAAGCCTCCGGTGATGAGTCTGCATCGAAGTAATGGCCGTAGTGTGAGAATTATCGAGGACAATAACGGCCTAAGCGAGACCCTTGCAGAATACAGTTTTGTAGAAAAAGAATTTTTTACACTGGACGTAAATGGCACCAGCCTGAACGCTTATGTACTGAAACCGGCTGATTTCGATTCTACCCAAAAATACCCGGTGTTGATGTATGTATATGGTGGCCCCGGCAGCCAGACAGTAACAAAAGCTTTTGGAAGTGGGCAGCGCCCCATGTGGCATCAGTACCTTGCAAACCAGGGATATGTAGTGGTTTCAGTAGATAATCGCGGAACAGGAGCCCGGGGCCGGCAATTCAAAAAGCAGGTGTATAAGAAACTGGGCCAGTTAGAAACGGCTGATCAGATTGCAGCTGCCAAACAAATTGCAGAATGGCCTTATGTTGATGAAAACCGTGTCGGAATCTGGGGCTGGAGTTATGGTGGATATATGTCATCTTTAGCATTGGCTGAAGGTTCAGATATATTTACTACGGCCATCGCGGTAGCACCGGTAACCAGCTGGCGTTTTTATGATACCATCTACACCGAACGATACATGCAGACTCCTCAAATGAATCCTGAGGGATATAACGAAGGAGCACCACTCACAAAAGTGGATCAGATTACAGGCAATTATTTACTGATTCATGGTACCGGGGATGACAACGTTCACTTCCAGAATTCTGTTGAAATGATAGATGCGTTGATAGAGGCTGATGTTGACTTTGAAACCATGATCTATCCCAACAAAGCTCACAGTATTTATGGTGGAAATGCCAGGAAACACCTCTATCAACTGATGAGTAACTTCATTTTTGAAAATTTATAA